AGCACGCTCGCCGCGAATGCGTCTCGCCAGTTGGATGTCCTTGGGCATGATCGTCACTCGCTTGGCGTGAATGGCGCACAGGTTGGTGTCCTCGAAGAGACCCACCAGATACGCCTCGCTCGCCTCCTGAAGCGCCATCACGGCGGAGCTCTGGAACCTGAGGTCGGTCTTGAAGTCCTGCGCAATCTCCCTCACCAGACGTTGGAACGGCAACTTGCGGATCAACAGCTCGGTACTCTTCTGGTAGCGACGGATCTCTCTCAGCGCGACGGTGCCGGGCCTGTAACGGTGAGGCTTCTTCACGCCGCCGGTGGCGGGAGCGCTCTTGCGGGCCGCCTTGGTGGCGAGCTGCTTTCGCGGCGCCTTACCGCCGGTGGACTTACGGGCTGTCTGCTTTGTACGTGCCATTACGACGACTGCTCGAACTCGCTCACTAACTAACTCAACTCTAAAATTATACGATCACGATCGACACGTCCGTCGCGTATCAACTGTGGTGATGATATAAACCGCGTTCACGCGCGGAGAGcgcctttatatataaaatcgaaAAGAGCTCGGGGGTAAGGACGGGTTTGCCGTGCGTGACAAAAAAAGAAGCGTACCTATGtgaatgaaattgtttataacataataataaatatatattatcactGGTCGGTCGGTCAGCGGATAACATTTATGCatgcataatatataattatacttatatacatacaatgtatgtgttttgttttgatttttctttataggtgTAGGTTAACTACTAAAGCCgacatgttatttaataatacattttcatggtagattttatgtcaaatgtttacTAGATATGTGGTGTATTTAgagagtatttatttatttatttatttatagttttttacgCTTGTCGTTGATACTATGTGGTCTCTACGGACTCTTCGGATATATATTGTGGCCCTGAAAAGGGCCGTTTGTTTGGTTGGTTGGTTGGTACTTGATGGTactatgatgatgatgattattattattgtcaatcgCTCtcattatgatataatataataagagaaATCGCCGGCGCTGAGACGACGCGGCGTCTGGATGACGTGTTCGTCTCCTACGTTGCGTACGTCACCGCCGTTGTCCCACCCCGCCGCGACGCTCACTTGGAGCTGGTGTACTTGGTGACGGCCTTGGTGCCCTCGCTGACGGCGTGCTTGGCGAGCTCGCCGGGCAGCAGGAGCCTCACGGAGGTCTGCACCTCGCGGGACGTGATCGTCGAACGCTTGTTGTAGTGAGCGAGACGAGACGCCTCAGCCGCGATCCTCTCGAAGATGTCGTTCACGAACGAGTTCATGATTGACATCGCCTTCGAAGAGATACCGGTGTCGGGATGCACCTGCTTGAGCACCTTGTAGATGTAAATGGCGTAGCTCTCCTTCCTCTTGtgcttctttttctttttgtccGATTTGGATATGTTCTTCTGTGCCTTGCCGGACTTCTTGGCCGCCTTGCCGCTGGTCTTTGGTGGCATAGTGAACGCGAGATGCGAGATGCGAGAGTTGAGAGAATGTATCGACTACTGCACAC
This region of Pieris brassicae chromosome 13, ilPieBrab1.1, whole genome shotgun sequence genomic DNA includes:
- the LOC123717743 gene encoding histone H2B; this encodes MPPKTSGKAAKKSGKAQKNISKSDKKKKKHKRKESYAIYIYKVLKQVHPDTGISSKAMSIMNSFVNDIFERIAAEASRLAHYNKRSTITSREVQTSVRLLLPGELAKHAVSEGTKAVTKYTSSK